GAAGGCCTTCGGGTTTTTGTGCGTGTTGCCGACACCGCCCGGGAAGAGGCAGTCGCCGGTGAAGACGTGCGGGTGGCCGTGCGGGTCGTCATAGACCAGGGCGATCGAACCCGGGGTGTGTCCGACGAGATGCCGTGCGGTGAGTTCCACCTGCCCCACCCTGATGACGTCGCCGTCGTCGACGAGGACGTCGGTGGGCACGGGGATGCCGGGGGCGTCCTCGCGGCCTGCGTACGTGCGCGCGCCCGTCGCCGCGACGACCTCGGCGAGCGCCTGCCAGTGGTCGCCGTGCCGGTGCGTGGTGACGACGGACGCGATGCCGTCGTCACCGATCATGCCGAGGAGCGTGCCCGCCTCGTTGGCGGCGTCGATCAGGAGCTGCTCGTCGGTGGCCCGGCAGCGCAGCAGATAGGCGTTGTTGTCCATCGGGCCGACCGCGATCTTCGTGATCATCAGGTCTTTCAGCTCGTGCACATCCGCCGGTCCGCCGACCCTGACCTCTCCGGTGTACGTCATGGAGATCAGCCTATAGCCGACAGGCGCCCGCGCACCGACGGCGGCCTACAGCGGAGGCAGCGTCGGCAGTGTGCCCTCCGCGGTGAGGCCGGAGCCGTCGCGCCGTCCTGCGAGCCAGCCGACCAGATCCGCCGGAGTCCCGCTGATCACGACCTCCGGCTCGTCCGCCTCCCGCCCGGTCAGCCACGCGCGCGTGCCGTCCGTGATCCGCGTCGGCGCGACATCGGGGTGCCCGGTGAACCGCTGGGCGAGAAACCCGGTCTCCCGCTCCAGGAACTCCGCGGGAAGATCCTCCAGCTCGTAGCCGATGCCGAGGTCCACATGGTGCAGCTCCACCTCCACCCACCGCCGGAACGGCACCCGCGCCGCCGAGTCGGTGACCCCGTTGCGCAGCTCCACGGTGCGCGACCAGTCCGCCGGCGCGTCCCCCGCCGCCTGGAAGCGGGCCGCGCTCTCGCGCAGGTCGGCGAGCTGGACGTCGATCGGGCGCGGGGCGCCCCGCTCGATGTCGGCCTCCCGCGCCTCGCCGCTCGGGTACATGGGGCGCCCCTCGAGAACGTTCACGAGCGCGTCGGCGTTGCGGGCGAGATGGGCGAGGACGTGCCCGCGGGTCCAGCCGGGAAGCCGTGACGGCTCGGCGAGCGACGCGTTGTCCAGTTTGGCGACCGCGGTGAGGAGCCGTTCGGTCGCGTCACGTACACATGCCAGGTCATGAGCGTGATCAATCATGTGCCTGACATTAGCCCCGCCACACCTTCGGGTGAAGGTGGTGAAGCTCGTCCGTGAATCGAAAGTGCGTGCTATATCGTCGGAGGCGGCGTCGGGCATGCTGGATGGCCGGAGGTTGTTATGCAACCGGGCAATCCGACCGGCGTTGTCAGTGGCTCCCCCTAGTCTGAAGAAGCACGGGGGCCCCGCCCCTGTCACTTCTCTCAAGAAAGGTGCGGACCGGCGTGGCCGACCGTCTCATCGTCCGTGGCGCGCGCGAGCACAACCTGAAGAATGTCTCGCTCGACCTGCCCCGGGACTCGCTCATCGTCTTCACGGGCCTGTCGGGGTCGGGCAAGTCCTCCCTGGCCTTCGACACGATCTTCGCCGAGGGCCAGCGGCGCTACGTGGAGTCGCTCTCCTCGTACGCCCGGCAGTTCCTCGGCCAGATGGACAAGCCGGACGTCGACTTCATCGAAGGCCTGTCCCCGGCGGTCTCCATCGACCAGAAGTCGACCTCCCGCAACCCGCGCTCGACGGTCGGCACCATCACCGAGGTCTACGACTACCTGCGTCTGCTGTTCGCGCGCATCGGCAAGCCGCACTGCCCCGAGTGCGGCCGGCCGATCTCCCGCCAGTCGCCGCAGGCCATCGTCGACCGGGTCCTGGAGCTGCCGGAGGGGAGCCGCTTCCAGGTGCTGTCGCCGCTCGTGCGCGAGCGCAAGGGAGAGTTCGTCGACCTCTTCGCCGACCTGCAGACCAAGGGCTACTCCCGCGCGCGCGTCGACGGGGAGACCATCCAGCTCTCCAGCCCGCCCACGCTGAAGAAGCAGGAGAAGCACACCATCGAGGTGGT
This genomic interval from Streptomyces sp. NBC_00557 contains the following:
- a CDS encoding MBL fold metallo-hydrolase; the encoded protein is MTYTGEVRVGGPADVHELKDLMITKIAVGPMDNNAYLLRCRATDEQLLIDAANEAGTLLGMIGDDGIASVVTTHRHGDHWQALAEVVAATGARTYAGREDAPGIPVPTDVLVDDGDVIRVGQVELTARHLVGHTPGSIALVYDDPHGHPHVFTGDCLFPGGVGNTHKNPKAFASLIHDVETKIFDVLPDETWVYPGHGNDTTLGAERPHLPEWHARGW
- a CDS encoding maleylpyruvate isomerase family mycothiol-dependent enzyme, with product MIDHAHDLACVRDATERLLTAVAKLDNASLAEPSRLPGWTRGHVLAHLARNADALVNVLEGRPMYPSGEAREADIERGAPRPIDVQLADLRESAARFQAAGDAPADWSRTVELRNGVTDSAARVPFRRWVEVELHHVDLGIGYELEDLPAEFLERETGFLAQRFTGHPDVAPTRITDGTRAWLTGREADEPEVVISGTPADLVGWLAGRRDGSGLTAEGTLPTLPPL